The following proteins come from a genomic window of Musa acuminata AAA Group cultivar baxijiao chromosome BXJ1-7, Cavendish_Baxijiao_AAA, whole genome shotgun sequence:
- the LOC135680077 gene encoding dof zinc finger protein DOF5.7-like, with product MGDESHASGGCKSTATASELRHPEQSLKCPRCDSSNTKFCYYNNYSLAQPRHYCKTCRRYWTKGGALRNVPVGGGCRKNKRSKSSTSRLSLDPMPRIPESGDGLKFLNSLPSLAADFQIGVRPFSGLHSLSTSGVLSSNQCMSLGDVISSPNALTMSSSSGTAATPMLGYNYPVSAVGVYSDAGGCSSSAGSGHTNSSIASSIESLSSINQDLHWKLQQQRLAMFYGGQAHKDSSSTSAFPPPFLENQQDPISFEAVERSKDEGLEGHASTKCCAGSGHHTSPPWFVESSPTMPITTITTDTTMSTMTTNNGNSNTGIWNGTPWPVWNDMPQFGTLP from the coding sequence ATGGGCGACGAGTCTCACGCATCCGGAGGCTGCAAGAGCACCGCCACCGCTTCGGAGTTGCGCCACCCCGAGCAAAGTTTGAAGTGCCCGCGCTGCGACTCCtccaacaccaagttctgctactacaacaactacagcctGGCGCAGCCCCGGCACTACTGCAAGACGTGCCGCCGCTACTGGACCAAAGGCGGCGCCCTCCGCAACGTGCCCGTGGGGGGCGGCTGCCGCAAGAACAAGCGATCCAAATCGTCCACCTCGCGCCTGTCGCTCGATCCCATGCCCCGAATCCCCGAGTCCGGCGATGGGCTCAAGTTCCTCAACTCGCTGCCTTCTCTTGCCGCCGACTTCCAAATCGGTGTTCGACCATTCTCCGGCCTCCATTCTCTGAGCACTTCTGGGGTGCTCAGCAGCAACCAGTGCATGTCCTTGGGAGACGTCATCTCCTCACCCAATGCATTAACGATGTCTTCTTCATCTGGCACAGCTGCTACCCCCATGCTGGGCTACAACTATCCAGTTTCTGCTGTGGGGGTTTACAGCGACGCAGGCGGCTGCTCTTCGTCTGCAGGGAGCGGCCACACGAACAGTAGCATTGCCTCTTCCATCGAGTCCTTGAGCTCCATAAACCAAGATCTCCATTGGAAACTTCAGCAACAGAGGTTGGCTATGTTCTACGGAGGGCAAGCCCACAAAGACAGCAGCAGCACGTCCGCTTTCCCACCTCCCTTTCTGGAGAACCAACAGGATCCCATCTCTTTCGAGGCGGTGGAGAGATCCAAAGACGAAGGTTTGGAGGGCCACGCCTCCACAAAGTGTTGTGCCGGTAGCGGCCACCACACTTCACCACCATGGTTCGTCGAGTCTTCCCCTACCATGCCCATCACCACCATCACGACCGACACCACAATGAGTACGATGACAACTAACAATGGCAACAGCAACACCGGCATATGGAATGGAACTCCATGGCCGGTATGGAATGACATGCCACAGTTCGGCACACTACCTTGA